DNA from Conexivisphaera calida:
GCGCCCTTCGGCATCGTGACCAGGGACGTCGAGAGGAGGCCGTACCTCGGGGACGCGGAGTACCACGGGTACGTGATGTGGCCCAGGGACACGCCGTACCTGATCGAGGTCATGGACGCGCTCTCCATGGACGTCGGGGGCCTGCTCCTGAACAACCTGGATCACATGCTCGCGGAGGGCGCCCTGGGGTACTCGTCCGAGCTCTTCAGCGCTGCGATCGGCGGCAACCCGAGCCCCCGCGGACAGTCCGACAACCCAGTGCCGGTGAAGAATCCCGCTCAGTACTGGAGCCAGTGGTGCGATCCTTATTTACATCACTTTGGATGGAGGCGCGGATGATGTCCGAGTCCAGGCTGAGGGATCTCCTGCGCGCGATGCACCTGCTCGGCGCAGTCAGGGAGGACGCCGCGGTGGCGCCGCACGCCGTGTGCCCCCTGATGCACGACCTTCCGTTCTCCGAGATATCCTCGCTCATGGACCTCGGGGAGAGGATGGGCTACCTCTCCCGGGTCGGCGACAGGTTCTACCTCACGTTCCGCGGCGAGATATCAGTGATCTCGATATCAAGCTGAGATGCCATGCCGACCGTCATAATGATATCATGGGCACGCGGTGGAGGGCCGGACGGTGATCCGGCGGCCGACGCCGCCGCCCTCGGGGGTACCTCCGCGCTTCACCTGTACCCCTGGAGCTCCGATGGCCCCCTGGACGGGATGCATTACCCGGTCGCGATAACCGTGAAGACAAACACCAGCATGATCTCCGCGGTGATAGCGTCGCTGGGGGACTTCGCCAGGGCCATCTCGGGAACCATGGAGCGGGAGCTGGATCCGTGCGACGTCCGCGCGGTGATCGGGTACGGCTGGGCCGGCTCCGCGCTGGGCTCCGCGGTGAAGGACTGGCTCGGGATCCCGCTGATCTCGTCGCTCGGGGACTCGAGTCCCTCGGGCTCCGACCTGGAGTCGATCGCGATCAGGAACCTGGAGATGCGCTCCGCCCACAGCTCAGACGTCGTGGTCGCGCGCACGCGCTCGGCGCTCCTCAGGGTCAGGTACTCCCACCAGGTGCCCGCCGACAGGACGGCGCTTGCGGCGAGCCCCATCGAGATGTCCGCAATCGTCTCGAGGTACGTTCTGCCATGAGGGTCCTTCACCTCAGCTGGGAATATCCGCCCAGGATAGTAGGCGGCCTGTCCCGCCACGTGTACGGCCTCTCGCGGGCGCTCGCCGCCAAGGGCGTGGAGGTCGTCGTGGTGACGCTGGAGTACCCCGGCCTGGCGGACGTGGTGGTGGAGGGCAACCTGAAGGTGGTGAGGGTTCAGAGCTCCGGCTATCCCTCCCCGGACTTCCCCGCGTGGGTCCACCAGTTCAACATGCGCATGGTGGAGGCCGCCCTGAGGGAGGCCTCGTCCTCGGGGTTCGACCTGGTACACGCGCACGACTGGCTCTCCGCCACCGCCGGGATAGCGCTGAAGCACATGCTCAGGAGGCCACTGGTGTCCACCCTTCACTCCACGGAGTGCGGCAGGCGCTCCGGGATACACGATGACCTGCAGCGGCACATAGCGGAGATGGAGTGGTGGCAGGCGTACGAGAGCTGGAGGACGATCGCCTGCAGTCGCTACATGAGGGGGGAGCTCGAGGGCTGCCTCGGCGTGCCCGCCGATAAGATCGACGTGATACCCAACGGCTTCACGCCCATGCCTCCTCCGGGCCCGGAGATGGATATACCGGCCATCAGGCGCAGGTACGCCGCGGACCACGAGAGGATAGTGTTCTTCGTCGGCCGCATGGTGCATGAGAAGGGCGTCGAGGTCCTGGTGGACGCGGCCCTCGAGCTCCTGGGCCGCCGCGGCGACGTGAAGTTCGTGCTGGCTGGCGATGGCCCCCTCAGGGTGAACCTGATGAGGAGGGTCGAGTCATCAGGGATGGCCGGCAAGTTCTACTTCCTGGGGTTCGTGAGCGACGAGGAGCTCGCGGAGCTCTACGCGGCCGCCGACGTGGCGGTCTTCCCGAGCCTCTACGAGCCGTTCGGGATAGTGGCGCTCGAGGCGATGTCAATGGGGAAGCCGGTAGTCGTCTCCGACGTGGGCGGGCTGGCAGAGGTAGTGGAGCCGATGGTGAACGGCCTCAAGGTCCCCTGCTGCGATCCGCACGCGCTGGCCGGAGCCATCTCCTGGATCCTGGACCATCCAGATGAAGCGTCCAGGATGGGAGCGAACGGCGCCAGGATTGCGCGCGAGCGCTACTCATGGGACGTGCTCGCGGAGCGCACGCTGGAGACTTATCGGAGGGTCCTCCGGGAGTACGAGTCATCCGGGTGGCGCGCCGCTACATGCCGGGAATCGCGCGGTTCCTCCTCCGGGACTCGGTGAAGGTGGCCGTGGACTTCGCCCCCAGGGCGGCTGAGTGGTGAAACTGGTTTCTTCTTTTCGAATATCCCTCTTGGCCTGGACCGCGCGATGGGCGGCACTCGCCTTAGATTGTACGATGGTGATCCCCGCCCTACGGGATGTGAGGAGGTCGGCGATGTCCCGCGACGGAGGAGTAGACGTCCAGGGTCCTCCTGACGGTGATATCCCAGGTGAAGTTCTCCAGGACCCTCCTCCTTCCATTGGCGCCCATCAGCGCGGCGTCCTCACCCAGCGCGGCAGAGATTCCCCACGCTATGTCCTTCGGGTCGTGCCCGTTCACGTGCACGCCGCACCTGTCGGGCCCCGACGGCACGACTATCTCGCGCAGCCCGCTGCAGCCGCTGGCGCCCACGACTACCGGCTTCCCCATTGACATCGCCTCGAGCGCCACTATCCCGAACGGCTCGTAGAGGCTCGGGAAGACCGCCACGTCGGCGGCCGCGTAGAACGCCAGTTTTTCCTCGAGGCCCAGGAAGCGATCCAGCACGACCACGGTGCCCTCCAGGCCGAGCCTGTGGACACGCTCGATCAGGTGGTCCCTGAGATATCCCTGTCCCACGATCAGGAGCCTGGCGCCCGGGTGCCCATGCCGCACGTGTTTCATTGCCTCGACGAGCTCCATGACTCCCTTCTCCTTCACCAGCCTGCCCATGAACAGCAAAAGTGGCCCGCCCGCGCCGCCGTACTTCGCCCTGACCTCCGCGACCATCCCGGGATCCGCCTTAGATGGATCGTAGACCTCGGGGTCCACGCCGTTCCATATCACCCTCACCTTCTCGAGGGGAAATCCCTGCGGCGCCAGGTCGCACTCCTTCATGGCGTTGGACACAGTGATCACGGCGTCCGCCCTCTCGGCCGCCCTCAGCTCCATCGATGCCACGGTGGGCGAGCCCCCTCCGAGGTTCCTCCCCCTCTCGGTCGAGTGCAGGTGAAATACGAGCGGATATCCGAGCGAGTCGGCCAGCGCCATCCCCGCCGGCGCCGAGAGCCAGTCGTGCGCGTGCACCAGGTCGAACGACCCGGATCCGGATAGCCTACGAACCTCGTATGCCGCGAACGCGTTGTAAGTAAGCACGTCGTTCAGGTACCTGAGTCCAGGCCCCCACCGCCCGAGTTCTTCATTCGATATGACCTTCAGTGCCCTCGTGAAGTCCATCGAATCGAGCCCGTGGGCGAAGACCCCGCCGTCAGAGCGCTCACCCCTTCCCCAGGAGAACACGTGCACCTCGTGCCCGGCGCCCGCTACGCGCCTGGCCACCTCCGCGGCGTACGTCCCAAGTCCCCCGAACACGACGGGCGGATACTCTATGGATAGGAATGCTACTCTCACGGCATGGCTGCCGGGCGCATGCGGAAAACCTTATCCGAACTGCCCGGACCACTCCACCTAACGCGCTACTCCTGCAACAGTAACTGAGAGCTCCAGACCCATCGCTCTGCGAGGTCGCTCCCTAGGAAGCGGTAGGGTGCTGAATTGGCGGCTCCGTTCTGGGCGCCATCAACGTCCAGCATCCCATGCAAGCGTGTGGAATCAGGCCTCGCCGATCTCGATGCAACGTGCTCACTTCCCCACGTGAAGCCCGCGGAGCGTCCACACGGCCTTCCCAGGGCAGCGATTCACAGCTCCTCCCCTGAAAATACCCTAGCGTAATATAACTTATTACCCAGTCCGAGATCTCGGCCGCGAGGGCCCGTGGCCTAGCATGGATAGGGCGCAGGCCTGCGGAGCCTGAAGCCCCGGGTTCGAATCCCGGCGGGCCCGCCATCAGCGCGAAGTCCGTCCGCGCAACTTTAATACCGCCAGCTACATGGCATCACGTTGATAAGGCACGTCAAGGTCGATGCGGACGTCGGCTCGCTCCTCCAGGAACTGTCTAGGGACCTGAGGTCCAGCGGGCTCTCGCGCATCGCCCGGGTCCCGGCGCCCCGCGTGGGCGAGAGGTACAGGGATCTGCTGGCGTCGCTCTACAAGAGCTCCGGGAACGCCCTGGCCACAATATGGCTGGAGATGGATGACGGCACACGGAGGATATACTCATTCTACATAAGGGTGGACATCGACTCACCGGTCCGCAACCTCCTCGAGGCTCCCGCGGTCGTCAACGGTCACCTCATAGAGATCAGGGGAGGGGATGCAGAGTTCAGGGACTACGCGACGCTGAAGTTCCCAGTGGCCTCGGAGATGTTCGTCCAGATAGAGGAGATGGCGGAGCTCTACAGGCTGAGTGAGGACAGGATATCGAGGGAGAGGGCGCTGGAGAGCTACTACGACTGGCTCTGAGATGATCTTCACTTGACCTTCAGGCAGTTCCGGGACTCGGTCAGGGCATCGGTCGACGCCGCCCTCAGGTCCCTGGGCGCCACCGATGTCAGCTACAGCGTCGACGTTCCCCCCGATCCATCGCTGGGGGACCTGGCGGTCAACGCGCCCTTCAGGGCCGCGAAGGTCCTGCGCGCACCGCCCGGGAAGATCGCGGAGCAGATGGCGGACGTCATATCCAGGGAACACCCGCCCATTATAAGGTCCGTGACCGCTCATCCCTCGGGCTACGTTAACTTCTTCGCGGATCCGGGCGAGCTGGCCCACGGCACGTTCAGCGCGGCGCTTGGAGTGGACGGCTGGAGGATCGACGTCGGCAGGGGAAGGAAGGTCTCCGTGGAGCACACGAGCGTGAACCCGAACAAGGCGCTGCACGTGGGGCACGCCAGGAACCTCGTGCTCGGCGACAGCCTGGCCAGGCTGCTCTCGGAGGTCGGATACCGCGTAGAGGTCCTGAACTACGTGGACGACACCGGGGTCCAGGTGGCCGACGTGCTGGTCGGCATGCTCTACTTGGAAATGCCGGAGGATCCGCCGGATGACATGAAGTATGACATGTACTGCGGCGATCGCGTATACGTCAGGGTGAACGAGCTCTACGAGTCCAGGCCCGACCTGCTCGAGAGGCGCAGGGAGGTGCTGGCTCAGCTGGAGCGGGGATCGGGCCCCGCCGCCGAGCTGGCGTCCCGCGTCGTCCCCAGGATCCTCAAGGCACAGCTCGAGACGTGCTGGAAGCTCGGCGCCCGCTACGACCTCCTGAACTGGGAGAGCCACATCCTCAGGGCCGGGCTCTGGGACCTCGTCTTCGAGAGGCTGAAGGAGGCGGGCGCGGTCAGGTTCGTCGAGGAGGGGGACCTCGCCGGCTGCTGGGTCCTCCAAGCGCCAGGGGAGGGGGAGGAGAAGGTCCTGGTCAGGAGCGACGGCACCACCGTGTACGCCGCCAAGGACATACCGTACGCTGCCTGGAAGCTCGGACTCCTCCCGGATCCGTTCAGCTACAGGAAGTTCACGAAGCAG
Protein-coding regions in this window:
- a CDS encoding glycosyltransferase family 4 protein; translated protein: MRVLHLSWEYPPRIVGGLSRHVYGLSRALAAKGVEVVVVTLEYPGLADVVVEGNLKVVRVQSSGYPSPDFPAWVHQFNMRMVEAALREASSSGFDLVHAHDWLSATAGIALKHMLRRPLVSTLHSTECGRRSGIHDDLQRHIAEMEWWQAYESWRTIACSRYMRGELEGCLGVPADKIDVIPNGFTPMPPPGPEMDIPAIRRRYAADHERIVFFVGRMVHEKGVEVLVDAALELLGRRGDVKFVLAGDGPLRVNLMRRVESSGMAGKFYFLGFVSDEELAELYAAADVAVFPSLYEPFGIVALEAMSMGKPVVVSDVGGLAEVVEPMVNGLKVPCCDPHALAGAISWILDHPDEASRMGANGARIARERYSWDVLAERTLETYRRVLREYESSGWRAATCRESRGSSSGTR
- a CDS encoding glycosyltransferase family 4 protein, yielding MRVAFLSIEYPPVVFGGLGTYAAEVARRVAGAGHEVHVFSWGRGERSDGGVFAHGLDSMDFTRALKVISNEELGRWGPGLRYLNDVLTYNAFAAYEVRRLSGSGSFDLVHAHDWLSAPAGMALADSLGYPLVFHLHSTERGRNLGGGSPTVASMELRAAERADAVITVSNAMKECDLAPQGFPLEKVRVIWNGVDPEVYDPSKADPGMVAEVRAKYGGAGGPLLLFMGRLVKEKGVMELVEAMKHVRHGHPGARLLIVGQGYLRDHLIERVHRLGLEGTVVVLDRFLGLEEKLAFYAAADVAVFPSLYEPFGIVALEAMSMGKPVVVGASGCSGLREIVVPSGPDRCGVHVNGHDPKDIAWGISAALGEDAALMGANGRRRVLENFTWDITVRRTLDVYSSVAGHRRPPHIP
- a CDS encoding arginine--tRNA ligase, with product MTFRQFRDSVRASVDAALRSLGATDVSYSVDVPPDPSLGDLAVNAPFRAAKVLRAPPGKIAEQMADVISREHPPIIRSVTAHPSGYVNFFADPGELAHGTFSAALGVDGWRIDVGRGRKVSVEHTSVNPNKALHVGHARNLVLGDSLARLLSEVGYRVEVLNYVDDTGVQVADVLVGMLYLEMPEDPPDDMKYDMYCGDRVYVRVNELYESRPDLLERRREVLAQLERGSGPAAELASRVVPRILKAQLETCWKLGARYDLLNWESHILRAGLWDLVFERLKEAGAVRFVEEGDLAGCWVLQAPGEGEEKVLVRSDGTTVYAAKDIPYAAWKLGLLPDPFSYRKFTKQPGGGELWTTELGDGELDHPKFGSSDIAITVIDVRQSRVQGFVAYAVELLGKDSNKRYMHLGYDVVALSRRTAEALGVEVPEGRQFVHMSGRKGTYVDVDVVLDALQLRAAEEVRRRNPDAPEDWVQKVAEAIAVGAIRYQMLRQDPNKIIVFDMDEALQIEGETGPYLQYTYARASRILEKAKLGGASLAREALAALTSDAEVRLVKVMSRYDLELEAAAEELSPRRLAIYAYDMADAFNTFYERHRVLQEPDELVRSARLALVESFRALMGRLLSLMGIEPLDRI